In a single window of the Daphnia carinata strain CSIRO-1 chromosome 4, CSIRO_AGI_Dcar_HiC_V3, whole genome shotgun sequence genome:
- the LOC132087692 gene encoding uncharacterized protein LOC132087692, with amino-acid sequence MRVTTPLLALFAACLVGPIANFGRAVQAVPFVDRLQEMTAAIQPSFSEALVHLSNLFDLVMNYDDTVANGSMDNAATISIQTAIRLASNSLNDTEAITVHHIKLYEANLLSLATDISAKEEQLRNDNTELERLTIEVMKWQGEAEKLGQEIAELDNKVRDADQRAAHSQARVQRRRKNRWKWIAATVVTGGLAAPGLVLNERDIQKLKRDRDAWQAQANERRQLLQVADNNLREITTRQKATEESIQRTRSILESSRAILEQLRGQYAILGGLGAQIRNVSTFLLLLNGEMGVIHNQQKLMVLFSPLLESVNSLVTFLEGNANMIVLIGDRDALSKIRQHLSQNVLPALGN; translated from the exons ATGCGAGTAACGACGCCCTTATTGGCGCTCTTCGCCGCCTGTTTGGTTG GTCCAATTGCTAATTTTGGACGAGCAGTTCAAGCTGTTCCTTTTGTCGATCGATTGCAAGAAATGACGGCAGCCATACAGCCTTCGTTCAGCGAAGCACTCGTTCATTTATCAAACCTGTTCGATTTGGTTATGAATTACGACGACACTGTCGCCAATGGCTCCATGGATAATGCTGCAACAATTTCTATTCAAACAGCTATCCGATTGGCCTCGAATTCGCTCAACGATACGGAAGCCATCACCGTTCATCACATAAAATTGTATGAAGCCAATTTGCTTTCTTTGGCTACTGATATCTCTGCGAAAGAAGAACAACTCCGCAACGACAACACTGAACTGGAGCGGTTGACGATCGAAGTGATGAAATGGCAAGGTGAAGCAGAAAAACTTGGCCAAGAAATTGCAGAACTTGATAATAAAGTGCGCGATGCTGACCAAAGAGCCGCACATTCCCAAGCAAGGGTTcaaaggagaagaaagaatagaTGGAAATGGATTGCAGCAACGGTTGTAACAGGAg GTTTAGCAGCTCCAGGTCTTGTCCTCAACGAGAGAGATAtacaaaaactgaaaagagaTCGTGATGCTTGGCAGGCGCAGGCCAATGAACGACGGCAATTACTTCAAGTAGCAGATAATAACCTTCGCGAAATTACAACTCGCCAAAAAGCCACAGAAGAGTCTATTCAAAGGACGCGGTCGATTCTTGAATCTTCTCGAGCGATTCTGGAACAACTTCGAGGGCAGTATGCAATCTTGGGTGGTCTCGGGGCCCAGATTAGAAATGTTTCCACTTTTCTCCTATTGCTGAATGGAGAAATGGGTGTTATTCACAACCAGCAAAAGCTGATGGTGCTCTTCAGTCCTTTGTTGGAATCTGTTAATAGTTTGGTTACTTTCCTAGAGGGCAATGCCAATATGATAGTTCTAATAGGTGACAGAGATGCTCTATCTAAAATCCGTCAACACCTTTCACAAAACGTTTTGCCTGCATTGGGAAACTGA
- the LOC130687783 gene encoding uncharacterized protein LOC130687783 translates to MRITASLLALCAVSLVGTIGNYGRTVQAAPVGDRLQKMMEAIQPSFSEALVHLSNLLDLVMNYDETVANGSVDNDVTTSIQTTIRLASDSLNDTVAISDHHLKLYEATLFSLSIDMSGKEKQLFNDHAVLRRLVIEELKWKDEANKLSQVIEELDNKVRDADQRAAHSQARAQKKKKNRWKWITATVFTLGLATPGLVINENDIKKLKRDRDAWQAQAKQQRQLLQVALNNLHNISFRQQATKNSIGRTWTIIESSRAILKERRGQYAILAGLGSQIRNVHTFLNSLNGSVDAIYSQQQLMVLFRPLLDSLNDLVAFLEGNANMIVLIGDRDAVSKIRQHLSHNVSPALGN, encoded by the exons ATGCGAATAACGGCGTCCTTATTGGCGCTCTGCGCCGTCAGTTTAGTTG GCACAATTGGTAATTATGGTCGAACAGTTCAAGCTGCCCCAGTTGGCGATCGATTGCAAAAAATGATGGAAGCCATACAGCCTTCGTTCAGCGAAGCACTCGTTCACTTATCAAACCTGCTCGATTTGGTTATGAATTACGACGAAACTGTCGCTAATGGCTCCGTGGACAATGATGTGACAACTTCGATTCAAACAACTATCCGATTGGCCTCAGATTCGCTTAACGATACGGTTGCCATCAGCGATCATCACCTAAAATTGTATGAAgccactttgttttctttgtctaTTGATATGtctgggaaagaaaaacaactctTCAACGACCACGCCGTACTGAGGCGGTTGGTAATTGAAGAGCTGAAATGGAAAGACGAAGCGAATAAACTTAGTCAAGTAATTGAAGAACTGGACAATAAAGTGCGCGATGCTGACCAAAGAGCCGCACATTCCCAAGCAAGggctcaaaagaaaaaaaagaatagatgGAAATGGATTACAGCAACGGTTTTCACATTAG GTTTAGCAACTCCAGGCCTTGTAATCAACGAGAATGAtattaaaaaactgaaaagagaTCGTGATGCTTGGCAGGCCCAGGCCAAACAACAAAGGCAATTACTTCAGGTTGCACTAAATAACCTTCACAATATTTCATTTCGCCAACAAGCCACAAAAAACTCTATTGGAAGGACGTGGACGATTATTGAATCTTCTCGAGCGATTCTGAAAGAACGTCGGGGGCAGTATGCAATTTTGGCTGGTCTCGGGTCCCAGATTAGAAATGTTCACACTTTTCTCAACTCGTTGAACGGAAGTGTGGATGCTATTTACAGCCAGCAACAGCTGATGGTGCTCTTCAGGCCTTTGCTGGATTCTCTTaatgatttggttgctttccTAGAAGGCAATGCCAATATGATAGTTCTAATAGGTGACAGAGATGCTGTATCTAAAATCCGTCAACACCTTTCACATAACGTTTCCCCCGCATTGggaaactga
- the LOC130687623 gene encoding uncharacterized protein LOC130687623: MKADVEVTKKTTRRGAVKRVSVPEKEAPEGKRRRGETKANKHVAGLDDGEMLHEGNGHAVDIHANHVPDEPEANDGSRVTSVINGRSTRAKGALKVHFDVAETAYSPVRSTRSTRKTASPAEKKVSVQLERDPDIETVAATAKEEEEKAPAAKRSRQKKGPAVSAATMADEPPAVPATKRTRGGKKTTSEPELVKEDTSSPPPPPRRTRNI; the protein is encoded by the coding sequence atgaAAGCCGATGTcgaggtgacgaagaaaacaacacgtcgaGGTGCTGTCAAACGTGTCTCCGTTCCGGAGAAGGAAGCGCCGGAAGGCAAAAGGCGTCGTGGTGAAACGAAAGCCAATAAACACGTTGCTGGATTGGATGATGGAGAAATGTTACACGAAGGCAACGGACACGCTGTCGACATCCATGCCAATCACGTGCCAGATGAGCCGGAGGCGAACGATGGATCGCGAGTCACATCCGTCATAAATGGACGATCTACTCGCGCAAAGGGCGCactcaaagttcattttgacgtgGCCGAAACGGCGTATTCGCCAGTCAGATCCACCCGTTCGACGCGGAAGACGGCTTCACCGGCCGAGAAGAAAGTCTCTGTCCAGCTGGAACGCGACCCCGACATTGAGACTGTGGCCGCTACtgcaaaagaagaggaagagaaagcaccGGCCGCCAAACGTTCACGGCAAAAGAAGGGCCCGGCAGTATCTGCCGCAACAATGGCGGATGAACCTCCGGCCGTGCCGGCCACGAAACGGACACGTggtggcaagaaaacaactagcgaacctgagcttgttaaggaggatacctcatcgccaccaccaccacctcgacgtactagaaacatctaa
- the LOC130687339 gene encoding CD63 antigen-like, translated as MGLDCCCKFLKCIVFLINILITFVGVAVLALAALAIINSNSLDPTKDDYTMLFKICVTVIVMGSLLTIVGFIGCCGAAFENQCLLGTFVCLMITALALDVAAAIIVDSRATEIISESEGVVKSFFTDLAANVERADLFQLGFRCCGVESYKDWTKAKLSIPLSCCKSEDNNCNSAAPIIGFLTPSDLFKEGCVSVFKTKISTILENSTTVLAIVGIIEAFAMITSLGLCCHIRKAGY; from the exons ATGGGTCTGGACTGTTGCTGCAAATTCCTCAAATGCATCGTTTTTCTCATCAACATTCTAATAACT TTTGTAGGAGTCGCAGTATTGGCTCTCGCAGCGTTGGCGATTATTAACAGTAACAGTTTAGATCCCACAAAGGACGATTACACAATGTTGTTCAAGATTTGTGTTACCGTCATCGTCATGGGCAGCTTACTGACTATCGTTGGCTTCATCGGGTGTTGCGGGGCCGCGTTCGAGAATCAATGCCTTCTGggaaca TTCGTCTGCTTGATGATCACTGCCTTGGCATTGGACGTGGCAGCAGCCATCATAGTTGATAGTCGTGCCACAGAGATAATTTCCGAGAGCGAAGGCGTCGTCAAAAGCTTTTTTACGGATCTGGCTGCAAACGTGGAAAGGGCCGACTTGTTTCAACTGGGTTTTAGGTGCTGTGGTGTCGAAAGTTATAAGGACTGGACAAAGGCCAAATTAAGTATTCCACTTTCCTGTTGTAAATCTGAAGACAACAATTGCAACTCCGCGGCACCTATTATAGGATTTTTAACTCCATCAGACTTGTTTAAAGAG GGCTGCGTTTCGGTCTTCAAAACAAAGATATCGACAATCCttgaaaattcaacaacaGTGCTAGCTATTGTTGGAATCATAGAAGCCTTCGCGATGATCACTTCTCTAGGTCTCTGCTGCCATATTAGAAAAGCTGGTTATTAA
- the LOC130687330 gene encoding protein DENND6B-like isoform X3 — MATPVENHKVELENSDSDTSFLSDVEEVDHMKILSSSGADGLQFVDSYFQREASSLLTDNSDLYSNTCDDSSLNISLLPWERLADWIHCFCVVTFDLEIGQMIEEIYPSHVTLSEQDKTSICYLAFPDSNSGCMGDTQFHFRIKQSSANTDGNNGSSQMDLSNPIPKAHSRYNQLCPPAFRTDSSYWWGFAYFRQVKDKNLRRGYFQKSLVIVTRLPFVELYQELMAVIAPEFFDKGSVCLEISAKEIDQWPRPVPGLVLNLPLLGTLFQVKIPSFSAAASPSFSTSLTASPSKTSSSSLLRRRCLIATDVDLYSALAPLLPHLQMLWELLLCGEPLVVMATSPSICSHVVQALVNLIHPLQYCLDYRPFFTIHDSEFKEYTGRPSDPPPSVLLGVTNPFFAKALQHWPHIIRIGGEILSNSAGLKIRASKSNVSSSSKMSECKPGVYTSYKSHLTRDKALLKLIAKGAQTRRPNQVQSALMRRHFLELTQSFIIPLERYFARLMPLQKSISPYKAVPGLSPFKAEEFLASVEHCGPQLTTGVKGDWTGLYRRFLRTPNFESWSQQRHQEANNKLRALQMDALSKSDITSWLQGKREVEVVDMVLRLREKLNVTMAEESLPVSPQTRLHLQGQLDTVLQSLPEDLRSVLKAS, encoded by the exons ATGGCTACACCTGTCGAAAACCATAAAGTAGAGCTCGAAAACAGCGACTCCGACACTTCCTTTCTGTCGGACGTCGAAGAAGTAGACCACATGAAAATCCTATCGTCAAGTGGAGCTGATGGACTCCAATTCGTTGATTCATATTTTCAGCGAGAGGCATCATCTCTCTTGACTGACAACTCTGATCTGTACAGCAATACCTGTGACGATAGCAGTCTCAACATCTCTCTCTTGCCTTGGGAACGATTGGCAGATTGGATTCACTGTTTCTGTGTTGTGACATTTGATCTTGAAATCGGTCAAATGATAGAG GAAATCTATCCCAGTCATGTGACTCTGTCTGAGCAAGATAAAACAAGCATATGTTACCTGGCCTTTCCAGATTCTAATTCTGGTTGTATG GGAGATACACAGTTTCACTTTCGAATAAAACAGAGCTCTGCCAACACAGATGGGAATAATGGAAGTTCCCAAATGGATCTTTCCAACCCAATTCCCAAAGCTCATTCAAG ATACAACCAACTTTGCCCACCTGCTTTCAGAACTGATTCATCATATTGGTGGGGATTCGCGTACTTTCGCCAAGTGAAAGACAAAAACTTACGAAGAGGTTATTTTCAAAAG TCATTGGTGATTGTGACCCGCCTGCCGTTCGTTGAACTGTATCAAGAATTGATGGCTGTGATAGCACCAGAATTTTTCGATAAAGGTAGCGTGTGCTTGGAAATTAGTGCCAAAGAAATTGATCAATGGCCTCGTCCCGTGCCTGGCCTAGTATTGAACTTGCCTCTTTTGGGAACTCTCTTTCAA GTAAAGATTCCCAGTTTCTCGGCAGCTGCTAGTCCGTCATTTTCCACCAGTCTTACGGCTTCTCCTTCAAAGACGTCTAGTAGTTCACTGTTGCGGAGGCGTTGCCTCATAGCAACCGACGTCGACCTCTACTCGGCCTTGGCTCCGTTACTACCGCACCTCCAAATGCTCTGGGAACTGCTCCTGTGCGGAGAGCCGCTGGTGGTCATGGCGACTAGTCCGTCGATATGCTCCCACGTCGTTCAAGCCCTCGTCAA TCTCATCCATCCGCTTCAGTACTGCCTGGATTATCGACCCTTCTTTACCATACATGACTCAGAGTTCAAAGAGTACACTGGGCGTCCGTCCGATCCTCCGCCATCTGTTTTGTTAGGCGTCACCAATCCCTTTTTTGCCAAAGCATTACAGCATTGGCCACATATTATCCGCATTGGCGGAGAAATTCTGAGTA ATAGTGCAGGACTGAAGATTCGCGCTAGTAAATCGAATGTATCGAGTTCCAGTAAAATGTCAGAGTGCAAGCCAGGCGTGTACACTTCATACAAATCGCATTTGACACGAGACAAGGCGCTGTTAAAACTAATCGCCAAAGGGGCACAAACACGGCGCCCTAATCAGGTCCAATCGGCCTTGATGCGACGACATTTCCTTGAGCTAACGCAGAGCTTTATCATTCCGTTGGAGAGGTACTTTGCCCGGCTGATGCCTTTGCAAAAATCCATCTCACCTTATAAG GCGGTTCCTGGTCTAAGTCCTTTCAAAGCTGAGGAATTCCTAGCCAGCGTCGAACATTGTGGCCCCCAGCTGACCACAGGGGTTAAAGGCGACTGGACAGGGTTATACCGCCGCTTTCTGCGGACACCAAACTTCGAATCGTGGTCACAACAGCGCCATCAGGAAGCCAATAACAAACTGCGTGCCCTTCAAATGGATGCCCTCAGCAAATCG GACATAACATCATGGCTTCAAGGGAAACGTGAAGTTGAAGTAGTAGACATGGTGCTACGTCTCCGAGAGAAGCTTAATGTGACTATGGCCGAGGAGTCACTTCCAGTAAGCCCCCAAACACGATTACACCTACAAGGGCAATTGGACACAGTTTTGCAAAGTCTCCCAGAGGACCTTCGCTCCGTTCTTAAGGCCAGTTGA
- the LOC130687330 gene encoding protein DENND6B-like isoform X2, whose product MATPVENHKVELENSDSDTSFLSDVEEVDHMKILSSSGADGLQFVDSYFQREASSLLTDNSDLYSNTCDDSSLNISLLPWERLADWIHCFCVVTFDLEIGQMIEEIYPSHVTLSEQDKTSICYLAFPDSNSGCMGDTQFHFRIKQSSANTDGNNGSSQMDLSNPIPKAHSRYNQLCPPAFRTDSSYWWGFAYFRQVKDKNLRRGYFQKSLVIVTRLPFVELYQELMAVIAPEFFDKGSVCLEISAKEIDQWPRPVPGLVLNLPLLGTLFQVKIPSFSAAASPSFSTSLTASPSKTSSSSLLRRRCLIATDVDLYSALAPLLPHLQMLWELLLCGEPLVVMATSPSICSHVVQALVNLIHPLQYCLDYRPFFTIHDSEFKEYTGRPSDPPPSVLLGVTNPFFAKALQHWPHIIRIGGEILSSNAGLKIRASKSNVSSSSKMSECKPGVYTSYKSHLTRDKALLKLIAKGAQTRRPNQVQSALMRRHFLELTQSFIIPLERYFARLMPLQKSISPYKAVPGLSPFKAEEFLASVEHCGPQLTTGVKGDWTGLYRRFLRTPNFESWSQQRHQEANNKLRALQMDALSKSDITSWLQGKREVEVVDMVLRLREKLNVTMAEESLPVSPQTRLHLQGQLDTVLQSLPEDLRSVLKAS is encoded by the exons ATGGCTACACCTGTCGAAAACCATAAAGTAGAGCTCGAAAACAGCGACTCCGACACTTCCTTTCTGTCGGACGTCGAAGAAGTAGACCACATGAAAATCCTATCGTCAAGTGGAGCTGATGGACTCCAATTCGTTGATTCATATTTTCAGCGAGAGGCATCATCTCTCTTGACTGACAACTCTGATCTGTACAGCAATACCTGTGACGATAGCAGTCTCAACATCTCTCTCTTGCCTTGGGAACGATTGGCAGATTGGATTCACTGTTTCTGTGTTGTGACATTTGATCTTGAAATCGGTCAAATGATAGAG GAAATCTATCCCAGTCATGTGACTCTGTCTGAGCAAGATAAAACAAGCATATGTTACCTGGCCTTTCCAGATTCTAATTCTGGTTGTATG GGAGATACACAGTTTCACTTTCGAATAAAACAGAGCTCTGCCAACACAGATGGGAATAATGGAAGTTCCCAAATGGATCTTTCCAACCCAATTCCCAAAGCTCATTCAAG ATACAACCAACTTTGCCCACCTGCTTTCAGAACTGATTCATCATATTGGTGGGGATTCGCGTACTTTCGCCAAGTGAAAGACAAAAACTTACGAAGAGGTTATTTTCAAAAG TCATTGGTGATTGTGACCCGCCTGCCGTTCGTTGAACTGTATCAAGAATTGATGGCTGTGATAGCACCAGAATTTTTCGATAAAGGTAGCGTGTGCTTGGAAATTAGTGCCAAAGAAATTGATCAATGGCCTCGTCCCGTGCCTGGCCTAGTATTGAACTTGCCTCTTTTGGGAACTCTCTTTCAA GTAAAGATTCCCAGTTTCTCGGCAGCTGCTAGTCCGTCATTTTCCACCAGTCTTACGGCTTCTCCTTCAAAGACGTCTAGTAGTTCACTGTTGCGGAGGCGTTGCCTCATAGCAACCGACGTCGACCTCTACTCGGCCTTGGCTCCGTTACTACCGCACCTCCAAATGCTCTGGGAACTGCTCCTGTGCGGAGAGCCGCTGGTGGTCATGGCGACTAGTCCGTCGATATGCTCCCACGTCGTTCAAGCCCTCGTCAA TCTCATCCATCCGCTTCAGTACTGCCTGGATTATCGACCCTTCTTTACCATACATGACTCAGAGTTCAAAGAGTACACTGGGCGTCCGTCCGATCCTCCGCCATCTGTTTTGTTAGGCGTCACCAATCCCTTTTTTGCCAAAGCATTACAGCATTGGCCACATATTATCCGCATTGGCGGAGAAATTCTGAGTAGTAA TGCAGGACTGAAGATTCGCGCTAGTAAATCGAATGTATCGAGTTCCAGTAAAATGTCAGAGTGCAAGCCAGGCGTGTACACTTCATACAAATCGCATTTGACACGAGACAAGGCGCTGTTAAAACTAATCGCCAAAGGGGCACAAACACGGCGCCCTAATCAGGTCCAATCGGCCTTGATGCGACGACATTTCCTTGAGCTAACGCAGAGCTTTATCATTCCGTTGGAGAGGTACTTTGCCCGGCTGATGCCTTTGCAAAAATCCATCTCACCTTATAAG GCGGTTCCTGGTCTAAGTCCTTTCAAAGCTGAGGAATTCCTAGCCAGCGTCGAACATTGTGGCCCCCAGCTGACCACAGGGGTTAAAGGCGACTGGACAGGGTTATACCGCCGCTTTCTGCGGACACCAAACTTCGAATCGTGGTCACAACAGCGCCATCAGGAAGCCAATAACAAACTGCGTGCCCTTCAAATGGATGCCCTCAGCAAATCG GACATAACATCATGGCTTCAAGGGAAACGTGAAGTTGAAGTAGTAGACATGGTGCTACGTCTCCGAGAGAAGCTTAATGTGACTATGGCCGAGGAGTCACTTCCAGTAAGCCCCCAAACACGATTACACCTACAAGGGCAATTGGACACAGTTTTGCAAAGTCTCCCAGAGGACCTTCGCTCCGTTCTTAAGGCCAGTTGA
- the LOC130687330 gene encoding protein DENND6B-like isoform X1 produces the protein MATPVENHKVELENSDSDTSFLSDVEEVDHMKILSSSGADGLQFVDSYFQREASSLLTDNSDLYSNTCDDSSLNISLLPWERLADWIHCFCVVTFDLEIGQMIEEIYPSHVTLSEQDKTSICYLAFPDSNSGCMGDTQFHFRIKQSSANTDGNNGSSQMDLSNPIPKAHSRYAQQIMEQIDESHNPYNFIYNNIGRYNQLCPPAFRTDSSYWWGFAYFRQVKDKNLRRGYFQKSLVIVTRLPFVELYQELMAVIAPEFFDKGSVCLEISAKEIDQWPRPVPGLVLNLPLLGTLFQVKIPSFSAAASPSFSTSLTASPSKTSSSSLLRRRCLIATDVDLYSALAPLLPHLQMLWELLLCGEPLVVMATSPSICSHVVQALVNLIHPLQYCLDYRPFFTIHDSEFKEYTGRPSDPPPSVLLGVTNPFFAKALQHWPHIIRIGGEILSNSAGLKIRASKSNVSSSSKMSECKPGVYTSYKSHLTRDKALLKLIAKGAQTRRPNQVQSALMRRHFLELTQSFIIPLERYFARLMPLQKSISPYKAVPGLSPFKAEEFLASVEHCGPQLTTGVKGDWTGLYRRFLRTPNFESWSQQRHQEANNKLRALQMDALSKSDITSWLQGKREVEVVDMVLRLREKLNVTMAEESLPVSPQTRLHLQGQLDTVLQSLPEDLRSVLKAS, from the exons ATGGCTACACCTGTCGAAAACCATAAAGTAGAGCTCGAAAACAGCGACTCCGACACTTCCTTTCTGTCGGACGTCGAAGAAGTAGACCACATGAAAATCCTATCGTCAAGTGGAGCTGATGGACTCCAATTCGTTGATTCATATTTTCAGCGAGAGGCATCATCTCTCTTGACTGACAACTCTGATCTGTACAGCAATACCTGTGACGATAGCAGTCTCAACATCTCTCTCTTGCCTTGGGAACGATTGGCAGATTGGATTCACTGTTTCTGTGTTGTGACATTTGATCTTGAAATCGGTCAAATGATAGAG GAAATCTATCCCAGTCATGTGACTCTGTCTGAGCAAGATAAAACAAGCATATGTTACCTGGCCTTTCCAGATTCTAATTCTGGTTGTATG GGAGATACACAGTTTCACTTTCGAATAAAACAGAGCTCTGCCAACACAGATGGGAATAATGGAAGTTCCCAAATGGATCTTTCCAACCCAATTCCCAAAGCTCATTCAAGGTATGCCCAACAAATAATGGAACAAATTGATGAGTCTCATAACCcatataattttatttacaataACATTGGCAGATACAACCAACTTTGCCCACCTGCTTTCAGAACTGATTCATCATATTGGTGGGGATTCGCGTACTTTCGCCAAGTGAAAGACAAAAACTTACGAAGAGGTTATTTTCAAAAG TCATTGGTGATTGTGACCCGCCTGCCGTTCGTTGAACTGTATCAAGAATTGATGGCTGTGATAGCACCAGAATTTTTCGATAAAGGTAGCGTGTGCTTGGAAATTAGTGCCAAAGAAATTGATCAATGGCCTCGTCCCGTGCCTGGCCTAGTATTGAACTTGCCTCTTTTGGGAACTCTCTTTCAA GTAAAGATTCCCAGTTTCTCGGCAGCTGCTAGTCCGTCATTTTCCACCAGTCTTACGGCTTCTCCTTCAAAGACGTCTAGTAGTTCACTGTTGCGGAGGCGTTGCCTCATAGCAACCGACGTCGACCTCTACTCGGCCTTGGCTCCGTTACTACCGCACCTCCAAATGCTCTGGGAACTGCTCCTGTGCGGAGAGCCGCTGGTGGTCATGGCGACTAGTCCGTCGATATGCTCCCACGTCGTTCAAGCCCTCGTCAA TCTCATCCATCCGCTTCAGTACTGCCTGGATTATCGACCCTTCTTTACCATACATGACTCAGAGTTCAAAGAGTACACTGGGCGTCCGTCCGATCCTCCGCCATCTGTTTTGTTAGGCGTCACCAATCCCTTTTTTGCCAAAGCATTACAGCATTGGCCACATATTATCCGCATTGGCGGAGAAATTCTGAGTA ATAGTGCAGGACTGAAGATTCGCGCTAGTAAATCGAATGTATCGAGTTCCAGTAAAATGTCAGAGTGCAAGCCAGGCGTGTACACTTCATACAAATCGCATTTGACACGAGACAAGGCGCTGTTAAAACTAATCGCCAAAGGGGCACAAACACGGCGCCCTAATCAGGTCCAATCGGCCTTGATGCGACGACATTTCCTTGAGCTAACGCAGAGCTTTATCATTCCGTTGGAGAGGTACTTTGCCCGGCTGATGCCTTTGCAAAAATCCATCTCACCTTATAAG GCGGTTCCTGGTCTAAGTCCTTTCAAAGCTGAGGAATTCCTAGCCAGCGTCGAACATTGTGGCCCCCAGCTGACCACAGGGGTTAAAGGCGACTGGACAGGGTTATACCGCCGCTTTCTGCGGACACCAAACTTCGAATCGTGGTCACAACAGCGCCATCAGGAAGCCAATAACAAACTGCGTGCCCTTCAAATGGATGCCCTCAGCAAATCG GACATAACATCATGGCTTCAAGGGAAACGTGAAGTTGAAGTAGTAGACATGGTGCTACGTCTCCGAGAGAAGCTTAATGTGACTATGGCCGAGGAGTCACTTCCAGTAAGCCCCCAAACACGATTACACCTACAAGGGCAATTGGACACAGTTTTGCAAAGTCTCCCAGAGGACCTTCGCTCCGTTCTTAAGGCCAGTTGA